In Desulfatiglans sp., a single genomic region encodes these proteins:
- a CDS encoding nucleotidyltransferase domain-containing protein: MNLKGVAKERLKKEIVEQLIDFPEIRKVVIFGSFLLSDEPNDLDIAVFQDSDENYYPLAMKHRKKLRVIANKIPIDVVPIRKNPENASFLKEIENGEVLYER; encoded by the coding sequence ATGAATCTCAAAGGTGTAGCAAAGGAAAGACTCAAAAAAGAGATTGTTGAGCAGCTAATTGATTTTCCGGAAATCCGGAAGGTTGTTATCTTTGGGTCATTCCTTTTATCGGATGAGCCCAATGACCTGGACATTGCTGTTTTTCAGGACTCAGATGAGAATTACTATCCCCTTGCAATGAAACACCGGAAAAAACTAAGGGTAATTGCCAACAAGATACCAATAGATGTAGTGCCTATCCGCAAAAATCCAGAAAATGCCAGTTTCTTAAAAGAAATAGAAAATGGCGAGGTTCTTTATGAAAGATGA
- a CDS encoding addiction module protein, producing MSDLLKKIEDEALGLTNQERAFLADRLLSSLSEDTLTDVDAAWIAEAERRYKEYKEGKRPGIKAQEVFAEADRLLK from the coding sequence ATGTCTGATTTATTAAAAAAAATTGAAGATGAAGCGCTTGGCCTTACTAATCAGGAACGCGCATTTCTAGCTGATCGTCTGCTTAGTTCTTTAAGCGAAGATACATTAACTGATGTTGATGCAGCATGGATCGCTGAAGCAGAACGCCGGTATAAAGAATATAAAGAGGGAAAACGCCCCGGTATTAAAGCACAAGAGGTTTTTGCAGAAGCTGACAGGCTGCTTAAATGA
- a CDS encoding type II toxin-antitoxin system RelE/ParE family toxin: MTFAIFDPDARAEFLDAVRYYEECQEGLGRRFRTAIETAAKHILKNPFLYRKIRAPFRRYLLNKFPYSLIYSIEHDHIHIIAVAHNKRRPGYWRKRFADSSET, translated from the coding sequence ATGACCTTTGCCATTTTTGATCCGGATGCCCGGGCTGAATTTTTAGATGCTGTTCGATATTATGAAGAGTGTCAGGAGGGGTTGGGACGTCGCTTCCGCACAGCAATTGAAACTGCTGCAAAACATATCTTAAAAAACCCTTTCTTATATAGAAAAATAAGGGCTCCTTTCAGGCGTTATCTTTTAAATAAATTCCCATATTCACTTATTTATTCTATTGAACATGACCACATCCATATCATTGCTGTAGCTCATAATAAACGTAGACCAGGATATTGGCGGAAGAGATTTGCCGATTCTTCTGAAACATAG
- a CDS encoding type II toxin-antitoxin system Phd/YefM family antitoxin: protein MNITSDIKPVTYLKSRAADLLNQINETRRPVIITQNGEPRAVLQDPKSYENMRNAIGILKLLSEGEANVRDGRIKPQEDVFKYIEERLKANIK, encoded by the coding sequence ATGAACATTACAAGTGATATCAAACCGGTAACCTATTTAAAGTCAAGGGCAGCCGACCTGCTTAATCAAATAAATGAAACCCGGCGACCTGTTATTATTACCCAAAACGGTGAACCAAGGGCAGTTTTACAGGATCCAAAAAGCTATGAAAATATGCGGAATGCTATTGGTATTTTAAAACTTCTGTCCGAAGGCGAAGCAAATGTAAGGGATGGCAGGATTAAGCCCCAAGAGGATGTTTTCAAATATATTGAGGAGAGGTTAAAGGCAAATATAAAATGA
- a CDS encoding type II toxin-antitoxin system RelE/ParE family toxin, giving the protein MTRKYHVASAETAQHDLMQLIDHIANENPENGSRSLQKIKKKVADLYTMPDRGRVVQELKEQGIHTYREIVIAPWRVICRISERVVFVLSVIDSRRNVEDILLDRYIKK; this is encoded by the coding sequence ATGACCCGGAAATACCATGTTGCATCGGCTGAAACAGCTCAACATGATTTAATGCAGCTTATTGATCATATCGCTAACGAAAACCCGGAAAATGGTTCCAGAAGCCTTCAAAAAATAAAGAAAAAAGTTGCAGACCTCTATACAATGCCGGATCGTGGGCGAGTAGTACAGGAGCTTAAAGAGCAGGGGATACATACTTACCGGGAGATAGTTATTGCTCCCTGGCGGGTGATCTGCAGAATATCAGAAAGAGTTGTATTTGTTTTATCGGTTATCGATTCAAGACGAAATGTGGAAGATATTTTGCTTGATAGATACATTAAAAAATGA
- a CDS encoding DUF2059 domain-containing protein — protein sequence MMRSRIVLFICCLIFAVSFSICNAKTVKAEDKSKEEYAKEIIALSDVGKILDQVMAQMKQMQGQIMAQAGIPESEKEKAMEFQDKLQALITEAFDMKKIEPQFVDIFTSVYTVEELKAISVFYKTPEGKSMLEKQPQVLQKSMLLAQNLVQDLLPEIQKIVEEAKQK from the coding sequence ATGATGAGGTCAAGAATAGTTTTATTTATTTGTTGTTTGATATTTGCGGTTTCTTTTTCAATATGTAATGCAAAAACAGTTAAGGCAGAAGACAAGAGTAAAGAAGAATATGCTAAAGAGATAATAGCGCTTTCAGATGTTGGTAAGATCCTGGACCAGGTGATGGCACAAATGAAGCAGATGCAGGGTCAGATTATGGCCCAGGCAGGCATCCCTGAGAGTGAAAAAGAAAAGGCAATGGAATTTCAGGACAAGCTCCAGGCTTTAATAACCGAGGCATTTGATATGAAAAAAATTGAACCTCAATTTGTTGATATCTTTACCTCTGTTTATACTGTTGAAGAACTAAAGGCCATCTCAGTTTTTTACAAAACCCCTGAGGGAAAGAGCATGCTTGAGAAGCAGCCCCAGGTTCTTCAGAAAAGCATGCTGTTGGCACAGAATTTAGTTCAGGACCTGCTCCCGGAAATCCAGAAAATTGTAGAGGAAGCAAAACAGAAATAA
- a CDS encoding class I SAM-dependent methyltransferase, producing MFDKLEEINSRPAPFQFYTAEDLWTDEHTSKKMLEFHLNETIDLSSRNKDFINRSAGWIISYFGINSDTAIADFGCGPGLYTAIFSEKRADVIGIDFSERSIQYAKKTADQKGLNITYYKQNYLEFETEKRFDLITMIFCDYCALSPAQRKTMLAKFYSFLKPGGTVLLDVHSLNIFNSRNEVSLYELNQLDGFWSPEKYYGFLNTFKYTEEKVTLDKYTIIEKAGTRVVYNWLQYFSRESLQKELEANGFEACEFYSDVAGSAFSPDSNDIAVVARKAKITSSM from the coding sequence TTGTTTGATAAGTTAGAGGAGATAAACTCACGTCCCGCACCATTTCAGTTTTATACAGCAGAAGATTTATGGACTGATGAACATACTTCAAAAAAGATGCTTGAGTTTCATTTGAATGAAACTATTGATCTCTCATCCCGAAATAAGGATTTTATTAACCGGTCAGCAGGGTGGATAATATCCTATTTTGGAATCAATTCAGATACAGCTATTGCTGATTTCGGGTGTGGGCCTGGATTATATACCGCTATATTTTCGGAAAAGAGGGCTGATGTTATCGGGATCGACTTTTCAGAAAGGTCAATTCAGTACGCGAAAAAAACTGCTGATCAAAAAGGATTAAATATCACATACTATAAACAGAACTATCTGGAATTTGAGACTGAGAAACGATTTGATCTCATTACAATGATTTTTTGTGATTATTGCGCGTTAAGTCCGGCCCAGAGAAAAACAATGCTTGCCAAATTTTACTCCTTTTTAAAACCCGGAGGCACAGTATTGCTGGATGTCCATTCATTAAATATCTTCAACAGCAGAAACGAGGTCTCATTATACGAACTGAATCAGCTTGATGGTTTCTGGTCGCCTGAAAAATATTATGGGTTTTTAAATACGTTCAAGTACACAGAAGAGAAGGTAACCCTTGATAAGTACACTATAATTGAAAAGGCAGGAACCCGTGTTGTTTATAACTGGCTGCAATATTTCAGCAGGGAGTCATTACAGAAGGAATTAGAGGCGAACGGATTTGAAGCTTGTGAATTCTACTCTGATGTTGCAGGTTCAGCCTTTTCTCCGGATTCAAATGATATTGCAGTTGTCGCAAGGAAGGCTAAGATCACTTCCAGCATGTAG
- a CDS encoding PH domain-containing protein translates to MSGPLFFIPLIPLFFKYHTLKYTFDDSGISMSWGILFRREVYLTYRRIQDIHLSRGLIQRWLGLATVAIQTAAGSARPEMSIEGILEADKLRDHLYTKMRGAARKSEDIMIKPIGGGAEIDPVEANEDQVLEILKEIRDHLQNLTVVKSTSDKGGLS, encoded by the coding sequence ATGTCGGGGCCCTTGTTCTTTATCCCCCTGATACCCCTCTTTTTCAAATATCACACCTTAAAATATACCTTTGATGACAGCGGCATCTCCATGAGCTGGGGTATTCTCTTTCGCAGAGAGGTTTATCTCACCTATCGCCGCATACAGGACATACACCTATCCCGTGGCTTAATCCAGCGCTGGCTGGGGCTTGCAACAGTTGCAATACAGACTGCCGCAGGTTCTGCCAGACCCGAGATGAGTATAGAAGGGATTCTGGAGGCAGATAAGCTGAGGGATCATCTGTACACCAAAATGCGTGGTGCGGCACGTAAATCAGAGGATATCATGATTAAACCGATTGGTGGCGGGGCAGAAATTGATCCTGTAGAGGCGAATGAGGATCAGGTGCTTGAAATACTTAAAGAGATTCGGGATCATCTGCAAAATCTAACAGTGGTTAAATCAACCTCTGATAAAGGGGGGCTCTCATGA
- a CDS encoding PH domain-containing protein, with protein MSQAVDRAAARFYEGFWGILTRWFIVPAEPPSLPVHEGEKMDSFRPSPGFLRYMKFKFWVVLTLIDVLIIVPWLILTIFKPLVGLVLAPIVLAIAFVPDIFAYLAIHLRYDTTWYVMTERSMRIRRGIWIINEITITFENIQNVTIKQGPLQRFFGISDIRVQTAGGGSGGHGHQHGAEAGFSHEGILEGIANAITIRDLILNRLKKSKSAGLGDEEHHRIIGSGWLAEHVAVLSEIRGLIRKLR; from the coding sequence ATGAGCCAGGCGGTTGACAGGGCTGCGGCCAGATTCTATGAGGGGTTCTGGGGAATTCTGACCCGCTGGTTTATAGTCCCGGCAGAGCCGCCATCCCTCCCGGTTCATGAGGGAGAGAAGATGGATTCATTCCGCCCTTCACCGGGCTTTCTCAGGTATATGAAGTTTAAGTTCTGGGTAGTCCTGACCCTGATCGATGTGTTGATCATTGTTCCCTGGCTTATACTCACCATTTTCAAGCCCCTTGTGGGCCTGGTGCTTGCACCCATTGTCCTCGCCATTGCATTTGTACCTGACATCTTTGCCTATCTTGCTATTCACCTCAGGTACGATACAACATGGTATGTGATGACAGAAAGAAGCATGCGTATCCGCCGCGGTATTTGGATCATTAATGAGATCACAATCACCTTTGAGAATATCCAGAACGTAACCATAAAGCAGGGGCCTTTGCAGCGTTTCTTTGGTATATCGGATATCAGGGTCCAGACAGCAGGCGGCGGCTCTGGCGGGCATGGACATCAACACGGCGCTGAAGCAGGTTTCTCACACGAAGGCATCCTGGAAGGAATTGCCAATGCTATAACCATAAGAGACCTTATCCTGAATCGTCTTAAAAAATCAAAGTCAGCAGGACTTGGTGATGAGGAACATCATCGAATAATAGGTTCAGGCTGGCTGGCAGAACATGTAGCCGTACTGAGTGAAATCAGGGGGCTTATCAGGAAATTAAGGTGA
- a CDS encoding DUF1939 domain-containing protein produces MILFQAFYWDCPRIENNEGEWWNLINEKVSGLADIGITTLWLPPSSKSSHIDSMGYAPYDYYDHGEFNQKGGIKTWFGSASELRTLTQTAHKKGMLVLADAVLNHCDLGDQMEYHPILNREMMTKYTPKSGKFIRNWNNFHPCEYSSADAGAFYGDLEGYDLPDLCHDNPYTYLGVMEYIRYLKDRVEGIGYDGFRYDAVKYYDSWIVQSIQEWQKCFGVAEFWDGDKNKIKAYLDYVNWSCSAFDFPLFYALREMCNNPFYDMRWLWNSGLVFESPMRAVTFCDNHDTDRSQPIVNDKLLAYAFILTHEGVPCIFWKDYYNYGLALSGSSNGIDNLCRIHRDYAGGGTKLLYNDRSLYIAERQGYQKQKGLIVAINTDPNSWRGVWVKTQWPNMNLPCIGWWGHDQSRPKDKRSDGGGWAEIYAAPRGYAVYIPE; encoded by the coding sequence ATGATCTTATTTCAAGCCTTCTACTGGGACTGCCCCAGGATAGAAAATAATGAGGGAGAGTGGTGGAACCTTATTAATGAAAAGGTTTCAGGTCTTGCAGACATCGGGATAACTACACTGTGGCTTCCGCCTTCATCCAAGTCAAGTCACATTGACAGTATGGGATATGCCCCATATGACTATTATGATCACGGTGAATTCAATCAAAAAGGTGGGATTAAGACATGGTTTGGTTCAGCATCAGAGTTACGAACCCTGACTCAAACGGCACATAAGAAGGGGATGCTGGTTCTTGCAGATGCTGTCCTGAATCACTGTGACCTTGGGGACCAAATGGAATATCATCCAATATTAAATAGAGAAATGATGACCAAATATACTCCTAAATCAGGCAAGTTTATCCGAAACTGGAACAACTTTCATCCTTGTGAATACTCTTCTGCGGACGCAGGCGCTTTTTATGGTGACCTTGAAGGATATGATCTCCCTGATCTCTGCCACGATAATCCATATACATACCTTGGTGTAATGGAATACATCCGCTATTTAAAGGACAGAGTTGAGGGTATTGGTTATGATGGCTTCAGGTATGATGCTGTAAAGTATTATGATTCCTGGATTGTTCAGAGCATTCAGGAATGGCAGAAGTGCTTTGGAGTGGCTGAATTCTGGGACGGCGATAAAAATAAGATTAAAGCTTATCTTGACTATGTGAACTGGTCATGTTCCGCCTTTGACTTTCCCCTCTTTTATGCACTGCGTGAGATGTGTAACAACCCCTTTTATGACATGCGGTGGTTGTGGAACAGCGGGCTTGTCTTTGAATCGCCCATGCGGGCTGTGACCTTCTGTGATAACCACGATACAGATCGAAGCCAACCCATTGTAAACGATAAACTCCTTGCTTATGCCTTTATACTTACTCATGAGGGTGTACCGTGCATCTTCTGGAAGGACTATTATAACTATGGGCTGGCATTATCAGGCAGTTCAAACGGGATTGATAACCTCTGTCGGATACACCGTGATTATGCAGGTGGAGGTACAAAGCTCCTATATAATGACAGATCTCTTTATATAGCAGAGCGCCAGGGATATCAAAAGCAGAAAGGTCTCATAGTGGCAATCAACACCGATCCAAATAGTTGGCGCGGTGTATGGGTAAAAACACAGTGGCCTAATATGAACCTGCCCTGTATTGGCTGGTGGGGCCATGATCAGAGCAGGCCTAAAGATAAGCGTTCTGATGGAGGAGGATGGGCAGAGATATATGCAGCACCAAGGGGTTATGCAGTCTATATCCCCGAATAA
- a CDS encoding phosphatidylserine synthase yields the protein MDTLLVIVISAAIGTIFFIWFSRAVKKSARMREYIMSHQWLLHPNSICYWRTAMALLGFTLYFVTPYQAFAIFIFTFAAILDGVDGVVARGCDLGSRFGEWLDPLCDKLTYLPPLAGFAFMGILSWKLVLILTIIEFAGQFFARQLLSWLKVSGAANNFGKIKAIICFALVILCALLDKNPELLNITDSILMACIVLSAASVVFKFIPNRLYADILSGLNFICGVISLFLTYHHHFAWAICVIIAGQLFDLFDGRMALKHGGTKAGPYLDDIADFVSFGLAPAYVVIEKGGYLANIVAVIYIFSVAFRLIRFVKKDKYRKDLPVGIFNGLPSPAGAMIVLGAALVAMPGILWLITCISIFLMVSHIRFAHFGRVILKQIPRPLFFVISAAIIVTISLIFKTKSAQMFGYLILGAIIVYLITGIIQAKSPSQPTQPI from the coding sequence ATGGATACATTACTTGTTATAGTAATTTCAGCGGCAATAGGAACCATTTTTTTTATCTGGTTTTCCAGGGCTGTTAAAAAAAGTGCCCGCATGCGTGAATATATCATGTCGCACCAGTGGCTGCTTCACCCCAATTCCATCTGCTACTGGCGTACTGCCATGGCATTACTTGGCTTTACACTCTATTTCGTTACCCCTTATCAGGCTTTTGCCATATTTATATTTACCTTTGCAGCAATACTTGATGGCGTAGACGGTGTTGTGGCAAGGGGATGCGATCTGGGGTCGCGCTTTGGAGAATGGCTTGACCCTCTGTGTGACAAGCTGACCTATCTCCCACCATTAGCAGGGTTCGCCTTTATGGGTATACTCTCATGGAAACTGGTGCTGATCCTCACCATAATAGAATTTGCCGGCCAGTTCTTTGCCAGGCAGTTATTAAGCTGGCTCAAGGTTTCAGGCGCAGCGAATAATTTCGGAAAGATAAAGGCCATTATCTGCTTTGCCCTTGTCATCCTCTGTGCCCTGCTGGATAAAAACCCTGAACTCCTCAATATAACTGACAGCATCCTCATGGCTTGTATTGTTCTTTCAGCCGCATCAGTGGTCTTCAAGTTTATACCTAATCGCCTTTATGCGGATATCCTTTCCGGGCTCAATTTTATATGCGGGGTGATAAGCCTTTTTTTGACATATCATCACCATTTTGCATGGGCCATCTGTGTTATTATTGCGGGGCAGCTATTTGACCTGTTTGATGGGCGCATGGCCCTAAAACATGGCGGCACAAAGGCAGGACCATACCTGGATGATATTGCAGATTTTGTAAGCTTTGGTCTGGCTCCAGCTTATGTGGTTATAGAAAAAGGCGGGTATCTCGCCAATATTGTTGCAGTAATCTATATTTTCAGTGTAGCCTTTCGTCTTATCCGGTTTGTGAAAAAGGATAAATACCGGAAAGACCTTCCCGTCGGCATCTTTAATGGACTTCCCAGCCCGGCAGGGGCAATGATTGTGCTCGGGGCAGCACTCGTGGCTATGCCGGGTATATTATGGCTGATCACATGCATCTCCATTTTTCTTATGGTTAGTCATATCCGGTTTGCACATTTCGGGAGGGTCATACTCAAGCAGATACCGAGGCCCCTCTTTTTTGTGATCAGCGCCGCAATCATCGTTACCATATCACTCATCTTTAAGACAAAAAGCGCCCAGATGTTCGGATACCTTATCCTTGGTGCGATTATTGTCTATCTAATTACAGGCATTATCCAGGCAAAAAGCCCTTCACAACCAACACAGCCTATATAG
- a CDS encoding GNAT family N-acetyltransferase, which yields MEKRNILNCNNLTWREEPVHTDINDIVEIVRSTGFFNEGELDVAAELVEERLAKGTASGYYFLFLEVDRKVTGYSCYGPIPGTISSFDLYWIAVNNESRGMGLGKLILDMSEQKIASMSGTKVYIETASRDLYLPTRKFYDSCGYKAEAQLKDFYGPDDDKIIYVKNM from the coding sequence ATGGAAAAGAGAAATATTTTGAATTGTAACAATCTAACATGGCGTGAGGAGCCGGTCCATACTGATATCAATGATATTGTTGAGATAGTCAGATCAACCGGCTTTTTCAATGAGGGCGAGCTGGATGTTGCTGCCGAGCTTGTAGAGGAGAGGCTTGCGAAGGGAACTGCAAGCGGATACTACTTTCTTTTTCTTGAGGTTGATAGAAAGGTTACCGGCTATTCCTGTTACGGCCCAATACCGGGCACCATTAGCAGTTTTGATCTGTACTGGATAGCAGTCAATAATGAATCAAGGGGCATGGGGCTTGGAAAACTGATACTTGATATGTCAGAACAGAAAATTGCATCCATGAGCGGAACAAAAGTATATATTGAAACCGCATCAAGAGATCTTTATCTGCCCACAAGGAAGTTTTATGACTCATGTGGGTACAAAGCAGAAGCACAGTTAAAGGATTTTTATGGACCAGATGATGACAAGATTATTTATGTTAAGAATATGTAG
- a CDS encoding histone deacetylase family protein, which produces MFRIRRIYDDILPVDREIIVRVQGILRIQFPLLSEEVIQKLPDQLVNPLKYRFRSILFVAEGDRGKIKGFAVLQHAPDLRFCYLDFISTTEHGTGRGIGSILYERIRQEALGLNAVGLFFECLPDDPALCSDKEILKQNIARLRFYEKFGARPVVNTAYETPLVPGGECPPYLVYDNLGKKGILFREWTRKVVRAILERKYGDLCPLNYINMVVDSFSDQPVKLRGPKYIKEDFPVKVRNIRSVDQSIILAVNDRHGIHHIRERGYVEAPVRVNRILEKINLLGIFEQTAVKHFSEKYILSVHDKGYYNYFKKVCTVVEKGRSLYPYVFPIRNNSRPPKELPVRAGYYCIDTFTPINENAYLAAKRAVDCALTITEKVLEGYRFGYALVRPPGHHAEHNVFGGFCYFNSAAVAANYLSQHGRVAVLDIDYHHGNGTQNIFYGRSDVLTISIHGHPSFAYPYFSGFTDETGEKEGLGFNINIPLPEHITFEQYKRALEYSVKKIIKTGCRFLIISLGLDTAKGDPTGTWPLLPKDFKVIGQIIGSIRLPTIIIQEGGYKIRSLGTNAQHFFKGLWDAGISNHCKSPIKSLISQKNGKEKYFEL; this is translated from the coding sequence ATGTTCAGGATCAGGCGCATATATGATGATATTCTTCCTGTGGACAGAGAAATCATTGTAAGAGTACAGGGAATTCTACGTATACAATTTCCTCTTTTATCCGAAGAGGTCATACAGAAATTGCCCGATCAGCTTGTGAACCCCCTCAAATACAGGTTTAGATCTATCCTGTTTGTTGCTGAAGGGGATAGAGGGAAAATAAAGGGTTTTGCAGTGCTCCAGCACGCACCTGACCTGAGGTTCTGCTATCTTGATTTTATTTCCACAACAGAACATGGTACTGGCAGGGGTATTGGAAGCATCCTTTATGAGAGGATAAGGCAGGAGGCTCTGGGGCTAAATGCAGTCGGCCTCTTTTTTGAGTGTCTCCCTGATGATCCTGCACTGTGCAGCGACAAAGAGATACTGAAACAGAATATCGCACGTCTAAGGTTTTATGAAAAATTCGGGGCGCGGCCTGTAGTAAATACTGCCTATGAAACACCTCTTGTCCCCGGGGGAGAGTGCCCGCCATATCTTGTATACGATAATCTGGGGAAAAAAGGTATTCTTTTCCGGGAGTGGACAAGGAAGGTGGTCAGGGCAATTCTTGAGAGAAAATACGGGGATCTCTGTCCTCTGAACTATATAAACATGGTTGTAGATTCGTTTTCTGATCAGCCTGTAAAGTTAAGAGGGCCAAAATATATAAAAGAGGATTTTCCTGTAAAGGTAAGGAATATCAGGTCTGTTGACCAGTCTATTATCCTCGCTGTAAACGACAGGCATGGAATTCATCATATACGTGAAAGGGGTTATGTTGAAGCCCCTGTAAGGGTCAACCGGATCCTGGAAAAGATAAATTTACTGGGGATTTTTGAGCAGACAGCGGTCAAACATTTTTCTGAAAAATATATCCTGTCAGTTCATGATAAGGGCTATTATAATTATTTTAAAAAAGTATGCACGGTGGTAGAAAAGGGCAGGTCACTCTATCCCTATGTGTTTCCGATAAGAAACAACAGCAGGCCGCCAAAGGAGTTGCCGGTAAGGGCCGGGTATTACTGTATCGATACCTTCACGCCAATAAATGAAAACGCCTATCTCGCAGCAAAGAGGGCTGTAGACTGCGCCCTCACCATTACAGAAAAGGTGCTCGAAGGTTACAGGTTTGGCTATGCACTTGTCAGGCCACCAGGCCATCATGCCGAGCATAATGTGTTTGGAGGGTTTTGCTATTTCAACTCTGCGGCTGTCGCGGCTAACTATCTCAGCCAACACGGAAGGGTCGCGGTACTTGATATTGATTATCATCATGGTAATGGTACACAGAATATCTTTTATGGAAGGTCTGATGTCCTTACCATATCGATACATGGTCATCCGAGCTTTGCATACCCATATTTCAGCGGATTCACGGATGAAACAGGTGAAAAAGAGGGATTGGGCTTCAATATAAATATACCCCTGCCGGAACATATAACCTTTGAGCAATACAAAAGGGCTCTCGAATATTCTGTTAAAAAGATAATCAAAACTGGATGTAGATTTCTAATAATCTCCCTGGGGCTGGATACAGCAAAGGGCGATCCGACCGGGACATGGCCGCTCTTACCAAAGGATTTTAAGGTTATAGGTCAAATAATCGGTTCTATAAGGTTACCCACAATAATAATACAGGAGGGTGGATATAAAATCCGCTCCCTGGGCACTAATGCCCAGCATTTTTTTAAAGGGCTATGGGATGCCGGCATCTCAAATCACTGTAAGAGTCCAATCAAAAGCCTGATCTCACAAAAAAATGGAAAAGAGAAATATTTTGAATTGTAA
- a CDS encoding D-alanine--D-alanine ligase yields the protein MKTIIVYDRPAFGDASDIKGINDIPPDHADVLIQVQSVREALVSIGYEVGEAGFDLNLDGFKDMISHSSPDLIFNLVESVGGRGSLIHLAPALFDTFNIPYTGSKTDAMYKTSNKCLAKELLRANNILTPAYITLEDFKNNDVTLNGEYIIKSAWEHASIGLDDASIIKPASSRELLNEMQKRKVSLGGMCFAEQYIDGREFNLSMLAGPDGPEILRPAEIRFLSYGSSKRKIVGYDAKWAEETFEYSNTVRSFDLSNDDLPLIQRLKEISLKCWRLFNIGGYCRVDFRVDKANNPFVLEVNANPCISPNAGFMAAAGQSGLKMEDVIKRIINDSKNIL from the coding sequence ATGAAAACAATCATTGTTTATGATAGACCGGCATTCGGGGATGCCAGCGATATCAAGGGTATCAACGATATACCCCCGGATCACGCCGATGTGCTTATACAGGTGCAGAGCGTAAGAGAAGCCCTTGTCTCGATAGGGTACGAGGTCGGCGAGGCGGGTTTTGACCTTAACCTGGATGGATTTAAAGATATGATCAGTCACTCTTCTCCTGATCTTATTTTTAATCTTGTTGAATCTGTAGGAGGCAGGGGTAGCCTTATTCATCTGGCCCCAGCCCTTTTTGATACATTTAATATCCCATATACCGGCTCAAAGACAGATGCCATGTATAAGACCTCAAACAAGTGCCTTGCTAAGGAACTCTTAAGGGCAAATAATATTTTGACCCCTGCATATATTACTCTTGAGGATTTTAAAAACAACGATGTCACACTTAATGGAGAATATATAATTAAGTCAGCATGGGAACATGCATCTATCGGGCTTGACGACGCATCTATAATAAAGCCAGCGTCGAGCCGAGAACTTCTTAATGAGATGCAGAAAAGGAAAGTGAGTCTGGGGGGCATGTGTTTTGCGGAACAGTATATAGATGGAAGGGAGTTCAACCTCTCCATGCTTGCAGGTCCGGATGGACCGGAGATCTTGCGCCCGGCTGAAATAAGGTTTCTGTCATATGGCAGCAGTAAAAGGAAGATAGTGGGATATGATGCAAAATGGGCGGAAGAGACATTTGAGTACAGCAACACTGTAAGGTCATTTGATCTCAGTAATGATGACCTGCCCCTGATCCAACGCCTCAAGGAGATCTCGCTTAAATGCTGGCGGCTCTTTAATATAGGTGGATACTGCCGTGTGGATTTCAGGGTTGATAAGGCGAATAACCCCTTTGTACTTGAGGTCAATGCCAACCCATGCATATCGCCCAATGCAGGCTTCATGGCGGCAGCGGGCCAGTCCGGGTTAAAGATGGAAGATGTTATAAAGAGAATCATCAATGATTCAAAGAATATTTTATAG